One Heterodontus francisci isolate sHetFra1 chromosome 3, sHetFra1.hap1, whole genome shotgun sequence DNA window includes the following coding sequences:
- the LOC137367117 gene encoding CGG triplet repeat-binding protein 1-like — protein MATTITAAYQMKEFGRQILHADGGIMFCRSFNVSLNHTQQATVQHGLESKNHHSRKRASDTALPENKHANKQTTISSLFQKLTDSSENHQLVTMELVDAFASAHIPLDKPDHPKLWVFIQQNVQNVGCLPSANKLRQDYLPKVFATHCGQVKSQINAFESPCSYSAPDLVSKECDLFIVSFLQ, from the coding sequence ATGgctacaaccattactgcagcatatcaaatgaaagaatttggaagacaaattctgcatgccgatggtggtATAATGTTTTGTAGAAGCTTCAACGTTTCATTGAATCACACACAGCAGGCAACAGTTCAGCACGGCTTAGAGTCCAAAAACCATCACAGCAGAAAAAGAGCATCCGACACCGCACTGCCGGAAAACAAACATGCAAACAAACAAAcaacgatttcatctctttttcAGAAGTTGACAGacagctcagaaaatcatcagttggttacaatggaacttgtggatgcttttgcaagtgcaCACATACCATTGGATAAAcctgatcacccaaagctgtgggtattcattcaacAAAATGTGCAAAAtgttggttgcttgccaagtgcaaacaaactacgacaggactacctaccaaaggtttttgctacacattgtgggcaggtgaagtctcagattaacgcgTTTGAGTCTCCGTGCTCATATTCAGCCCCTGActtagtgagtaaagaatgtgacctgtttatagtcagctttttacaatag